A region of Oxyura jamaicensis isolate SHBP4307 breed ruddy duck chromosome 5, BPBGC_Ojam_1.0, whole genome shotgun sequence DNA encodes the following proteins:
- the PLD4 gene encoding 5'-3' exonuclease PLD4 isoform X1, producing MIVKKALGTSLMISKSSNTKLSVNNQKDVQMFQISGAILMLGFVALMAVYFTRTSSIVDPKGETVVSIYREVEEEEELHGDFQRTTVSEEGTNRSNDSCRFELVENVPYDLPFEVNTTAAKPLYQAWISLLDIAQENIHVASYYWSLTGKDINVNDSSSEQGEDILKRFERLLAENVSVYIAASMPTLATKSTDLELLEEKGAHVKKIDFEHLTGGVLHSKFWIVDMKHIYIGSANMDWRSLSQVKEFGAVIYNCSCLAKDLWKTFSTYWDLGHANATIPFPWPHNYSTHINHSHPLEVEFNGTLTKAYFSASPPAFCPEGRTHDLFAIISVISAAHKFVYISVMEYFPTSRFVHPERYWPTIDNALRRVAFNYRVQIRLLVSCWAHSDPAMLHYLRSLSALNNPHTHISVNVKLFIVPVFNHTNIPYGRVNHNKFMVTDKTAYIGTSNWSEDYFTNTAGVGLIIKQNSTNLRRRPIQEQLKTLFERDWNSKYSVNLEDVQGQKDCNWRDRL from the exons attgtGAAAAAAGCATTAGGAACATCCCTGATGATTAGCAAGTCTTCCAACACAAAATTAAGCGTGAACAATCAAAAAGACGTCCAAATG TTTCAAATCTCAGGGGCAATTTTGATGCTTGGTTTTGTTGCCCTGATGGCTGTTTACTTCACGAGAACATCCAGCATAGTTGATCCTAAGGGAGAAACTGTTGTCAGCATTTACCgagaggtggaagaggaagaagaactTCATGGAGACTTCCAGAGAACCACAGTATCTGAGGAGGGCACCAACAGATCTAACGATTCCTGCAG ATTTGAACTTGTGGAAAATGTTCCTTATGACTTACCTTTTGAGGTAAATACCACTGCAGCCAAACCCTTGTACCAAGCCTGGATAAGTCTCCTCGATATAGCCCAAGAAAATATTCATGTGGCTTCTTATTATTGGTCCCTTACTGGGAAAGATATCAACGTCAACGATTCCTCTTCAGAGCAG GGTGAAGATATTCTGAAGAGGTTTGAAAGATTACTCGCGGAGAATGTCTCTGTGTACATTGCAGCAAGTATGCCAACTTTGGCTACGAAGTCAACTGACCTTGagcttttagaagaaaaag GGGCCCATgtaaaaaaaattgattttgaaCATTTGACAGGAGGAGTGCTGCATAGCAAATTCTGGATTGTAGACATGAAACACATATATATTGGTAGTGCAAATATGGACTGGAGATCTTTATCTCAG GTGAAAGAGTTTGGAGCTGTGATATACAACTGCAGCTGCTTAGCCAAAGACCTATGGAAAACATTTAGTACTTACTGGGATCTTGGACATGCTAATGCTACCATCCCATTCCCTTGGCCTCATAACTATTCTACCCACATTAACCACAGTCATCCTCTGGAAGTAGAATTTAATGGAACCTTGACAAAAgcctatttttct GCTTCTCCTCCtgcattttgtccagaaggcCGCACTCATGACCTCTTTGCTATTATCAGTGTTATCAGTGCAGCACATAAATTCGTCTATATTTCTGTTATGGAATATTTCCCTACCAGCCGTTTTGTTCACCCAGAAAG atACTGGCCAACCATTGACAATGCTCTGAGACGTGTGGCTTTCAACTACAGAGTACAAATCCGGCTTCTGGTCAGCTGCTGGGCCCACTCTGACCCAGCCATGCTCCACTACCTGAGGTCCCTGAGTGCTCTCAACAACCCACATACCCACATCAGTGTCAACGTG AAACTCTTCATTGTTCCAGTTTTTAACCACACAAATATTCCTTATGGGAGAGTGAATCACAACAAATTCATGGTCACTGATAAAACAGCCTATATCG GGACTTCCAATTGGTCAGAAGATTACTTCACTAACACAGCTGGCGTGGGACTAATTATCAAGCAGAATTCAACCAACCTGCGAAGAAGGCCTATCCAGGAACAATTAAAAACCCTTTTTGAGCGTGACTGGAATTCCAAATATTCCGTGAATTTAGAAGATGTGCAAGGACAGAAAGACTGTAACTGGAGAGACAGACTCTGA
- the PLD4 gene encoding 5'-3' exonuclease PLD4 isoform X2, giving the protein MFQISGAILMLGFVALMAVYFTRTSSIVDPKGETVVSIYREVEEEEELHGDFQRTTVSEEGTNRSNDSCRFELVENVPYDLPFEVNTTAAKPLYQAWISLLDIAQENIHVASYYWSLTGKDINVNDSSSEQGEDILKRFERLLAENVSVYIAASMPTLATKSTDLELLEEKGAHVKKIDFEHLTGGVLHSKFWIVDMKHIYIGSANMDWRSLSQVKEFGAVIYNCSCLAKDLWKTFSTYWDLGHANATIPFPWPHNYSTHINHSHPLEVEFNGTLTKAYFSASPPAFCPEGRTHDLFAIISVISAAHKFVYISVMEYFPTSRFVHPERYWPTIDNALRRVAFNYRVQIRLLVSCWAHSDPAMLHYLRSLSALNNPHTHISVNVKLFIVPVFNHTNIPYGRVNHNKFMVTDKTAYIGTSNWSEDYFTNTAGVGLIIKQNSTNLRRRPIQEQLKTLFERDWNSKYSVNLEDVQGQKDCNWRDRL; this is encoded by the exons TTTCAAATCTCAGGGGCAATTTTGATGCTTGGTTTTGTTGCCCTGATGGCTGTTTACTTCACGAGAACATCCAGCATAGTTGATCCTAAGGGAGAAACTGTTGTCAGCATTTACCgagaggtggaagaggaagaagaactTCATGGAGACTTCCAGAGAACCACAGTATCTGAGGAGGGCACCAACAGATCTAACGATTCCTGCAG ATTTGAACTTGTGGAAAATGTTCCTTATGACTTACCTTTTGAGGTAAATACCACTGCAGCCAAACCCTTGTACCAAGCCTGGATAAGTCTCCTCGATATAGCCCAAGAAAATATTCATGTGGCTTCTTATTATTGGTCCCTTACTGGGAAAGATATCAACGTCAACGATTCCTCTTCAGAGCAG GGTGAAGATATTCTGAAGAGGTTTGAAAGATTACTCGCGGAGAATGTCTCTGTGTACATTGCAGCAAGTATGCCAACTTTGGCTACGAAGTCAACTGACCTTGagcttttagaagaaaaag GGGCCCATgtaaaaaaaattgattttgaaCATTTGACAGGAGGAGTGCTGCATAGCAAATTCTGGATTGTAGACATGAAACACATATATATTGGTAGTGCAAATATGGACTGGAGATCTTTATCTCAG GTGAAAGAGTTTGGAGCTGTGATATACAACTGCAGCTGCTTAGCCAAAGACCTATGGAAAACATTTAGTACTTACTGGGATCTTGGACATGCTAATGCTACCATCCCATTCCCTTGGCCTCATAACTATTCTACCCACATTAACCACAGTCATCCTCTGGAAGTAGAATTTAATGGAACCTTGACAAAAgcctatttttct GCTTCTCCTCCtgcattttgtccagaaggcCGCACTCATGACCTCTTTGCTATTATCAGTGTTATCAGTGCAGCACATAAATTCGTCTATATTTCTGTTATGGAATATTTCCCTACCAGCCGTTTTGTTCACCCAGAAAG atACTGGCCAACCATTGACAATGCTCTGAGACGTGTGGCTTTCAACTACAGAGTACAAATCCGGCTTCTGGTCAGCTGCTGGGCCCACTCTGACCCAGCCATGCTCCACTACCTGAGGTCCCTGAGTGCTCTCAACAACCCACATACCCACATCAGTGTCAACGTG AAACTCTTCATTGTTCCAGTTTTTAACCACACAAATATTCCTTATGGGAGAGTGAATCACAACAAATTCATGGTCACTGATAAAACAGCCTATATCG GGACTTCCAATTGGTCAGAAGATTACTTCACTAACACAGCTGGCGTGGGACTAATTATCAAGCAGAATTCAACCAACCTGCGAAGAAGGCCTATCCAGGAACAATTAAAAACCCTTTTTGAGCGTGACTGGAATTCCAAATATTCCGTGAATTTAGAAGATGTGCAAGGACAGAAAGACTGTAACTGGAGAGACAGACTCTGA